Genomic DNA from uncultured Vibrio sp.:
ACATGATGGAGAGCAACCCGAATATCTGGACTAAAGTGAGCTGTCCTGAGCGTTTGACGCTTACACCACCAGACTACTCAGACGTGGTTCCTTTCGCGCGCGAGTTGGTTGAGCGCTTCCCTGAACGGGTATTGTGGGGCACTGACTGGCCGCACCCAAACATGAAATCACATACGCCAGATGACGGTCATCTTGTCGATGTGATTCCTAAAATTGCACCATCGGAAGAACTGCAACAAGCACTGCTTGTGACCAACCCGATGAAGCTTTACTGGCCGGAGGAAGTTTAAAATGTCTTATCTTGATAATAAGTCCTCACTTGAAGGCACCGTGCTGTTTGATGGTGAAATGGCTCGTAAAGGTTACGGTTTGAACAAGATGTGCTTTTCTCTCAATACCGCTTCGGCACGTGAGGAGTTTCAACGTGATGAAATGGCTTATTGCGATAAGTTTGGCCTGACAGAAGAGCAGAAAGTCGCGATTCAAAATCGTGATGTGCTTGGCTTACTTAAGCTTGGCGGAAGTATTTACTATTTGGCCAAATTTGCCGGCATGCTTGGCTTGAACATGCAAGATATTGGAGCGATTCAAACGGGTAAAACGGTTGAAGAATTTAAGCAAATGTTAGTCGACGCGGGGAAATAATCATGGCAAAAATTATAGGCGGTATCGGAACTTCACATATCCCTGCTATCGGCAAAGCGATAGAAAACAATCAACAACAGGAACCGTACTGGAAGCCGTTGTTTGATGCGTATCCTCCGATTCTTAAATGGTTAGGGGAAGAAAAACCAGACGTTGCGATTCTGTTTTACAACGACCATGGTCTGGAATTCTTTATCGATAAGAAGCCAACGTTCGCGATTGGCGTTGCAGACCGTTATGAAAACGCCGACGAAGGTTGGGGCATTCAAACCATTCCAGATGTAAAAGGATCTCCAGACTTAGCGTGGCATATTTCTAAC
This window encodes:
- a CDS encoding protocatechuate 4,5-dioxygenase subunit alpha — encoded protein: MSYLDNKSSLEGTVLFDGEMARKGYGLNKMCFSLNTASAREEFQRDEMAYCDKFGLTEEQKVAIQNRDVLGLLKLGGSIYYLAKFAGMLGLNMQDIGAIQTGKTVEEFKQMLVDAGK